The Fervidibacillus albus genome contains a region encoding:
- a CDS encoding TIGR02679 family protein has product MERKTDKKLQVFQEEPGFRKLFHLFKEKYRSLGRIGGSVSLQGFTDDELEAIAGFFGISKTKLSQKGSVSLQAFEKELAKTSFSDYTLLDLMEKVLGEKIVSKKEERRLEREKEEAFIQSLLKEIPGAHWWIQRIAEKSSDTRWIWSLYKQNETDLYEKIMMAYRAFSSLPKQGEFERLPFFSERVSGNPHYFDNQETAGKLLHHMLFVDQLQKGNNQVTLPKTVEQLNDLLAEYGIFRDDLWNFVTCQQLLASKAEEIHPVWKAACENKTVMNVPMKELMKVDKIWPENGNTVWVVENSSVASMMMDELPFVPIVCTHGQVRMAGWRLLDLIVQSGATLFYSGDMDPEGLLIADRIKTRYKEKANLWKMDKETYVTHLSEEDISDRLSKLDSIQSPELFEVRDAMKVHKKACYQESFIQRNGSGFRFS; this is encoded by the coding sequence ATGGAAAGAAAAACCGATAAAAAACTCCAAGTGTTTCAAGAAGAACCGGGATTTCGGAAATTATTTCACTTGTTTAAAGAAAAATATCGTTCTTTGGGACGAATCGGTGGGTCCGTTTCTTTACAAGGATTTACCGATGATGAACTGGAGGCCATCGCTGGTTTTTTTGGTATTTCAAAAACAAAACTTAGTCAAAAAGGTAGCGTATCCTTACAAGCCTTTGAAAAGGAATTAGCGAAAACAAGTTTTTCCGACTACACATTACTCGACCTTATGGAAAAAGTGCTTGGTGAAAAAATCGTCTCCAAAAAAGAAGAGCGCCGATTAGAGCGAGAAAAGGAAGAAGCGTTTATTCAATCGCTTTTAAAAGAAATTCCGGGTGCACATTGGTGGATACAAAGAATTGCGGAAAAAAGCTCAGATACGCGCTGGATTTGGTCCTTATACAAACAAAATGAAACCGACCTGTATGAAAAAATTATGATGGCATACCGCGCGTTCTCTTCCCTTCCAAAACAGGGAGAATTTGAACGATTGCCTTTCTTTTCTGAACGGGTTTCGGGAAATCCCCATTATTTTGACAATCAAGAAACGGCTGGTAAACTGTTACACCATATGTTATTTGTCGATCAGCTTCAAAAAGGTAACAACCAGGTAACATTGCCAAAAACGGTGGAACAATTAAATGATTTATTGGCAGAATACGGGATTTTTCGCGACGATCTTTGGAATTTCGTCACTTGTCAACAACTGCTGGCATCAAAGGCGGAGGAGATCCATCCGGTTTGGAAAGCCGCTTGTGAGAACAAAACGGTTATGAACGTTCCGATGAAAGAGTTAATGAAGGTGGATAAAATTTGGCCTGAAAATGGAAACACCGTTTGGGTTGTGGAAAATTCTAGTGTTGCTTCAATGATGATGGATGAACTTCCCTTCGTTCCAATCGTTTGTACACATGGTCAAGTAAGGATGGCCGGATGGCGATTGCTCGATCTCATTGTTCAATCTGGTGCCACCCTCTTTTATTCCGGTGACATGGATCCAGAAGGCCTGTTAATTGCCGACCGAATCAAAACCCGATACAAAGAAAAGGCCAACTTATGGAAAATGGATAAGGAAACGTATGTAACTCATCTTTCCGAAGAAGACATTTCCGATCGTTTGTCGAAACTGGACTCCATCCAATCTCCGGAACTATTTGAAGTAAGGGATGCGATGAAAGTTCATAAAAAAGCATGTTACCAAGAATCCTTTATCCAAAGGAATGGGTCAGGGTTCCGGTTCTCTTGA